In one Oryza glaberrima chromosome 2, OglaRS2, whole genome shotgun sequence genomic region, the following are encoded:
- the LOC127762871 gene encoding disease resistance protein RGA5-like: MASATFGAMDSVLSKLTDLLTFEYKLLEEVKRDIVFVKSELESMHAFLKKMSEVEDELDEQVKCWRKEVRELSYDIEDHIDEFAVHLKDEPGCELHGIPSFISQIVKSIASIRNHYQIAKEMRGIRAFVGEASRRHKRYKVDDTISKPSKVTVDPRLPALYKDASDLVGIDGPKIELIRWLTEGVSGPEQQLKVVPIVGSGGLGKTTLANQVYHNLEGIFESRAFVTVSQKPDMMKILREILSGIGYNGLEAAWDEGKLIHEVRKYLRFVRYCVVLDDIWSISVWEILRCALPENNRGSRIVVTTRITDIARACCAPRHCDIYHLKPLDNTSSRRLFFKRICGSEDSLPSHVKGVAEKILKKCGGMPLAIISIASLLATKAQTKEQWESVNISLESGLDKHIGFEGMNWILSLSYNHLPQHLKTCMLYLCLFPEDYIISKDILVQQWIAEGFVFPEHGRNLEEAGYYYFNELINRSMAQPVDIEYNGEAMSCRVHDMIRSLIISKSNQENFVTIFSTSEAASVMTPGKIRRLSVQYIDEECGMVPMLPTLSHARSFSIFGHCNKMPSLTEFKVLRVLEMDDCWKLENHHLKHIGRLSQLKYLGLRRTPISELPEQIGELKYLETLDLRLSHLTELPAAVVRLRRLVHLFFDSNIKLPDGIGEMQSLQQLSSFDVCRSSITSLQELSRLSNLRVLVMSWRSFGMIGDVRSYNNNLVSSLGRLGTCSLRSIYIQGYNSSLQDFSLDLWCPPPSLLQKFVANKCLSVIPNWLGSLINLSYINVDVLRAAQRDLDILGELPNLLFLRLGSETAPQERLIIRDQCFEHLKEFKFICLLTEGLEFQVGAMPRLERLCFQFVALEIIYATGGFDFGIQHLLSLKEAFVKIDCFAAWAGVGNAAEAAIRNSARALPNNPLLNIERFSANDDDMEEDFGFVVLGRRMQQRMPQPET, from the exons ATGGCTAGTGCTACTTTTGGTGCAATGGACTCTGTCCTCAGCAAGCTCACCGACTTGCTGACCTTCGAATACAAGTTGCTTGAGGAAGTGAAACGAGACATTGTTTTCGTGAAATCTGAGCTAGAGAGCATGCATGCTTTCCTAAAGAAGATGTCTGAAGTTGAGGATGAGCTTGATGAGCAAGTGAAGTGCTGGAGGAAGGAGGTTCGGGAACTGTCCTATGATATAGAAGACCACATCGACGAGTTTGCGGTCCACCTCAAAGATGAGCCCGGATGTGAGCTGCATGGCATCCCAAGTTTCATAAGTCAAATTGTCAAATCGATCGCGTCAATCAGGAATCACTACCAAATTGCCAAGGAGATGCGAGGCATAAGAGCCTTTGTTGGGGAGGCTAGCAGGAGGCATAAGAGATACAAGGTTGATGATACTATCTCCAAACCTAGCAAGGTGACTGTTGACCCTCGCTTGCCTGCTCTGTATAAAGATGCATCTGATCTTGTAGGCATTGATGGGCCAAAAATTGAGCTCATCAGGTGGCTAACAGAGGGCGTGAGTGGCCCTGAACAGCAACTGAAGGTGGTTCCCATTGTTGGATCTGGAGGATTGGGCAAGACAACTCTTGCTAACCAGGTGTACCACAATCTTGAGGGGATATTTGAGAGCCGAGCTTTTGTCACTGTTTCTCAAAAGCCTGACATGATGAAGATTTTAAGAGAGATACTTTCTGGAATTGGGTACAATGGTCTCGAAGCTGCATGGGATGAGGGTAAACTCATTCATGAAGTCAGAAAATACCTTAGGTTTGTCAG GTATTGTGTTGTTCTTGATGATATATGGAGTATTTCTGTGTGGGAAATATTGAGGTGTGCTTTACCTGAGAACAATCGTGGTAGTAGAATAGTAGTTACCACACGTATTACTGACATAGCTAGAGCATGTTGTGCACCACGTCATTGTGATATCTATCATCTTAAACCCCTTGATAATACCTCCTCTCGAaggttattttttaaaaggataTGTGGTTCAGAGGATAGTTTGCCAAGTCATGTAAAGGGGGTAGCTgagaagattttgaaaaagTGTGGCGGTATGCCATTAGCTATAATCAGTATAGCTTCTTTGTTGGCTACTAAAGCACAGACAAAGGAACAGTGGGAGAGTGTAAATATCTCTCTGGAATCTGGACTAGACAAGCACATTGGTTTTGAAGGAATGAACTGGATATTATCACTCAGCTACAACCATCTCCCACAACACCTAAAAACTTGCATGCTGTACTTATGTTTGTTTCCAGAAGACTACATTATTTCAAAAGATATACTGGTGCAGCAATGGATAGCTGAAGGATTTGTTTTTCCTGAACATGGACGGAATTTAGAAGAAGCAGGGTATTATTACTTTAACGAGCTCATCAACAGAAGCATGGCCCAGCCAGTAGATATTGAGTACAATGGTGAAGCAATGTCTTGTCGGGTCCATGACATGATTCGTAGTCTCATAATATCGAAGTCAAATCAAGAAAACTTTGTTACCATATTTTCCACATCAGAGGCTGCATCTGTCATGACACCAGGGAAGATTCGTCGGTTGTCTGTTCAGTACATCGATGAAGAatgtggcatggttccaatgcTGCCAACTCTATCACATGCCCGCTCATTTAGTATTTTTGGACATTGTAATAAAATGCCTTCTCTCACAGAGTTCAAAGTTTTGCGAGTGTTGGAGATGGACGATTGCTGGAAACTGGAGAACCATCATCTTAAGCATATTGGGAGGCTATCTCAGTTGAAATACTTGGGACTTAGAAGAACTCCTATCAGTGAGCTCCCTGAACAGATTGGAGAACTTAAATATTTGGAGACATTAGACTTAAGGTTAAGCCATTTAACAGAATTACCAGCAGCTGTTGTTCGACTTCGACGGTTGGTACACCTGTTTTTCGATTCTAACATCAAATTGCCAGATGGAATTGGAGAGATGCAATCTTTGCAACAACTGTCATCTTTTGATGTTTGTCGGAGTTCAATTACCTCGCTACAAGAGCTCAGTAGACTATCCAATCTAAGGGTACTAGTGATGTCTTGGAGATCCTTTGGTATGATTGGTGATGTCAGAAGCTACAACAACAATCTGGTCTCATCTCTTGGTAGGTTGGGAACATGTAGTCTCCGGTCCATATACATTCAAGGTTACAACAGTTCTCTGCAAGATTTCTCACTGGATTTATGGtgtcctcctccatctctcctGCAAAAATTTGTTGCCAACAAGTGTCTCAGTGTGATTCCAAACTGGTTGGGCTCACTTATCAACCTATCTTACATCAACGTCGATGTTCTTCGAGCGGCACAAAGAGATCTGGATATCCTTGGTGAGCTACCTAACCTTCTCTTTCTCAGGCTAGGCTCAGAAACAGCTCCACAAGAAAGACTCATCATCCGCGACCAGTGTTTCGAACACTTAAAGGAATTCAAATTTATTTGTTTGCTCACAGAGGGACTGGAATTTCAAGTGGGCGCTATGCCAAGGCTTGAAAGACTTTGCTTTCAGTTTGTAGCATTGGAAATCATTTATGCAACTGGTGGTTTTGATTTTGGTATCCAACACCTGTTGTCCCTCAAGGAAGCTTTTGTCA